Proteins encoded together in one Falco peregrinus isolate bFalPer1 chromosome 2, bFalPer1.pri, whole genome shotgun sequence window:
- the C1QTNF7 gene encoding complement C1q tumor necrosis factor-related protein 7, whose protein sequence is MFVLLYITSFAIYTSEQPVQGQFKGENYYTRYICSIPGLPGPVGPPGASGSPGPHGRIGLPGRDGRDGRKGEKGEKGSAGLRGKTGPLGPAGEKGDQGQSGKKGPGGLTGAKGEVGPAGPPGLKGDKGDRGEPGAPGVCKCGKIVLKSAFSVGITTSYPEERLPIVFNKVLFNEGEHYNPSTGKFICAIPGIYYFSYDITLANKHLAIGLVHNGKYRIKTFDANTGNHDVASGSTVIYLQPEDEVWLEIFYTDQNGLFSDPTWADSLFSGFLLYVDTDYLDALSDEDEL, encoded by the exons ATGTTTGTGTTGCTTTACATTACAAGTTTTGCCATCTACACAAGCGAACAACCTGTTCAAGGCCAgttcaaaggagaaaattacTACACCAGATACATCTGTAGCATCCCTGGTTTGCCAGGCCCTGTGGGTCCCCCTGGAGCCAGTGGATCCCCGGGGCCACACGGACGCATTGGTCTTCCAGGAAGAGATGGTAGAGAtggcaggaagggagaaaaaggtgaaaaagggAGTGCAG gtTTAAGAGGAAAGACTGGGCCATTAGGAccagctggagaaaaaggagacCAAGGTCAGTCTGGTAAAAAAGGACCTGGAGGATTGACTGGTGCCAAAGGCGAAGTAGGTCCAGCTGGACCACCTGGACTTAAGGGAGATAAAGGAGACCGAGGAGAGCCAGGTGCACCAGGGGTCTGTAAGTGTGGAAAGATAGTGCTGAAATCTGCCTTTTCTGTTGGCATCACCACGAGCTACCCAGAAGAAAGATTACCAATTGTATTCAATAAAGTTCTCTTCAATGAGGGGGAGCATTACAACCCTTCCACAGGGAAGTTTATTTGTGCCATCCCagggatttattatttttcctatgaTATCACCTTAGCAAACAAGCATCTCGCGATTGGGCTGGTTCACAATGGAAAGTACCGGATAAAGACATTTGACGCAAACACAGGCAACCACGATGTAGCTTCTGGATCCACAGTGATCTACCTTCAGCCAGAAGATGAAGTATGGCTTGAGATCTTCTACACTGACCAAAATGGTCTCTTTTCTGATCCAACATGGGCAGacagtttgttttctggatttcttttatATGTTGATACAGATTACCTTGATGCTTTATCAGATGAAGATGAGCTCTGA